In the Planctomycetia bacterium genome, ATCTACTTTTGTTACGTCGCTCCGCCGGCGATTCTTGCCACGGCTCTGGTCGCAGCCTCTCGACCCGGTCGGCCGCTCCCGTTGCGCGCATGCTGGTCGGTGGTGTTCTGCGCCTTCGCCGTCTTATGGTTGAACCATGGCCGGCTCCTCCCCAAACGCAACCCGATGACGGCGGAACTCGAAATGCCGCGCGGCGGGCTGACGGTCCCTCGGCCCGAGGCTCTCGCTTACAACAAGCTCGTCGAAGAACTTCAAAAGCACTCGCCGCCGGGTTCGGCTATTTACGCCGCTCCGGATTGCCCGGAGTTTTATTTTCTGAGCGATCGTCGGAATCCGACCCGTACGATGTACGACTTCTTCGACGATCCCACGGAGCGTACCGCGCGGATCGTACGATCGTGGGACGAAGCGCGATTAACCGCCGCGGTCGTCAACGAGCGTCCCGAGTTCTCGGAAAAAATCGATCCGGAACTGGAAGCCGAGTTGCGCCGACGGCTCCCTCGGACGAAGCGGATCGGACCGTTTACGCTCTACACGCGCGAACCGGCGGAGCTAGCGTCGCAGCAAGGTGAGCTCTAAAGCTCGAGCGAGGAAGGCATCCAGCCGACCTTTTGCGGAACCGCTCCGTTTCCCTTACGATAGGTGTTCGCTGCGAGCGACGGACTCCGCTTCATTTGCGAACGCTCAACCGGTTCTCATTATCACGAAGGAATAATCCATGCGTCGATTTGCATCGACTTTCATGTCCGCCGTTTTCTTGATTGCGATTTGCCTCAGCACGACCGTGGCATTGTTGCATGCTCAGACCGCGACGAAGGGAGTCTGGACCGATCCGGCCGACTCGTCGTTGCCGGCCGACTTCAAGATCCAAGGCGAGTACGTCGGCGTGAATGCAAGCGGCGATAAGCTCGGCAGCCAAGTGATCGCGCTCGGCAACGGTGCCTTTCAAGCGGTCCTCTTCCCCGGCGGGCTTCCCGGCGACGGTTGGGACGGCAAGCAAAAGATCTTAGTCGACGGCAAGCTCGACGGCGACAAGGCGACCTTCACGCCGGTCGACGCCGCGAAACGCAAATACTTGGCGCAGCCGGCCACCGAATTTTCGGCCACCTCGACCAACCCGCCCGAAGGACAGAAGAACGCCACGGCGACGCTCAGCGGCAACACCATCGCCGGCAAGCTCGACGGCGGTTCGGAATTTCGGCTCCAGCGCGTCGAGCGGAAGAGCCCGACGCTGGGGCTGAAGGCGCCGGAAAACGCCGTGGTGCTGTTCGACGGCACCAACACGAACGAATGGACGAAGGGGCGCCTCGATAGCGCCGGCGGAATTCTTAACACCGACGGCGGCGACATCCTGACCAAACGTAAGTTCAACAACTACACGCTGCATCTCGAGTTTATGTTGCCTTATCGTCCGGATGCCCGAAGCCAAGGGCGCGGCAACAGCGGCTGCTACCAGGTCGATCATTACGAAGTGCAGGTGCTCGACTCCTTCGGCCTCGACGGCAAGAACAACGAGTGCGGCGGCATCTACACGAAGGCCGAGCCGAAAGTGAATATGTGCTTGCCGCCGTTGGCTTGGCAAACCTACGATCTCGAGTTCACCAACGCGGTCGCCGAAAACGGCAAGAAGGTGAAGAACGCGCGCCTGACGCTTAAGCACAACGGCGTCGTGATCCACGACGACCTCGAGATCAACGGCACCACCGGCGGAAGCCGAAGCGACCCGGAAGGAACGCCCGGCCCGATCAAGCTGCAAGGCCACGGCAACCCGCTGCAATACCGCAATATCTGGATCGTGGAGAAGCCGTAGCGAGGGGCTAGGTCAATTCCGTGATCAACCCGTCCGCTTCGTCTCCCTGAAAATGGGCCGGCAGAGAGACGCCGAGGCGATCGAACACGGTGCTCCAAAGATTGCCGAGGCGAACCCCTTTCTTCACGAGATGCCCTTGGTGCTTCACGCCGAGCCTTGCTCCGCCGGCGAGCATCGTCGGTAGATCATGGTTGTGATGGGCGTTGACCGCGCCACCGCTGCTGCCGTAGGCCACGAGCGTATGGTCGAGCAGAGTGCCGTCTCCTTCTTTGATTCCCTTCAACTTATCGAGGAAGTAGGCCCATTCTTCCATGTACCAGATGTCGGCCTTGGTGAACCACTTGAGCTTGTCCGGGTCTTCGCCGTGATGCGTCATCTCGTGGTAGTTATAGGGATTCCCCATGTCGCGCCAGGCACCGGTCCCGTCTTGGCCGTCCATGCGAGCCATGTACGAAATCACGCGCGTGCTGTCCGTTTGTAGGGCGAGAGCGATGACGTCGAACATCAACCGCTGATAGCGACGATATTCCAAACCGGCTTTGTCGGGATCGAGCCCTTGCTCTTTGCCGAAGTTCAGCGATGCGACGTTCGGCTTCGGCCGGCGGAGCCAACTCTTTTCCGATTGCATGCGGCGCTCGAGATCGCGGATGCCGGTGAGATACTCATCGAGCTTCCGGCGATCGTCGGCACCGAGCGAACCGCTCAAGCGACGCGCTTCTTCGC is a window encoding:
- a CDS encoding DUF1080 domain-containing protein, with the protein product MSAVFLIAICLSTTVALLHAQTATKGVWTDPADSSLPADFKIQGEYVGVNASGDKLGSQVIALGNGAFQAVLFPGGLPGDGWDGKQKILVDGKLDGDKATFTPVDAAKRKYLAQPATEFSATSTNPPEGQKNATATLSGNTIAGKLDGGSEFRLQRVERKSPTLGLKAPENAVVLFDGTNTNEWTKGRLDSAGGILNTDGGDILTKRKFNNYTLHLEFMLPYRPDARSQGRGNSGCYQVDHYEVQVLDSFGLDGKNNECGGIYTKAEPKVNMCLPPLAWQTYDLEFTNAVAENGKKVKNARLTLKHNGVVIHDDLEINGTTGGSRSDPEGTPGPIKLQGHGNPLQYRNIWIVEKP
- a CDS encoding DUF1552 domain-containing protein, with product MNIRHRRNSLPRRTFLKGAGITLALPWLDAMSHGADSLTQAGSIAAGETPRRAVFCYFGLGLNGRDFTPADTGSNYTVTPILKPLEALRKDFTVVSGLKLTHSGGHVGDRTFLTGTNTRSAGAKLRVSCDQELAAVVGSETRFPSLTLGIKRGTGFGGNQDQTLSWSASGMPIPSENRPHVLFDQLFRPDTAETLAQREAEFVRRTSVLDSLREEARRLSGSLGADDRRKLDEYLTGIRDLERRMQSEKSWLRRPKPNVASLNFGKEQGLDPDKAGLEYRRYQRLMFDVIALALQTDSTRVISYMARMDGQDGTGAWRDMGNPYNYHEMTHHGEDPDKLKWFTKADIWYMEEWAYFLDKLKGIKEGDGTLLDHTLVAYGSSGGAVNAHHNHDLPTMLAGGARLGVKHQGHLVKKGVRLGNLWSTVFDRLGVSLPAHFQGDEADGLITELT